The genomic DNA CCAGCAGTTTGACCTGTAGAAACACAGGATTTTATGATACAACAGAGATTGAAAACGGACTCGGATTTTCTCTCTGTTCGGTGCTCTAAGTGGGTTTGTAGCCacttttctgttacttttaaGATTCTCATTTCAACAGGAATGGCCAGtaaaagttgttttatttttcctgttaagGTTTATAAcctttttacatttttgacCTGTATTAGATTAGAATTTCATTATGCATTCCTTTTAGTTGAGGCGCTTCATAGTTTTTCTGGAAATAGCCAAATTTTGTTAGTTTTTTATTAAACAGTTGGCTGGCCGTTTCCCTGCTTTGTCTGCCTGCATCCTgtatatttgtttaaaaatattctctagTTTTAGCCCACATAAGTttcatttagaaagaaaaaaaaacaacaaaaaaaccaacaaaaaaaacaccccaacccCAACcctgcatttatatttttctttctgtaatatTCTACTGTAgtcgaaaaaaaaaaaaaccttttcaaaaaaaaaacaacaaaaaacaaaaaaacaaaaataaataaatgaagagaCTGGCTAGCTAAAGAGGAAGCTCAGAATTCCCAATGTTCGGAATGTCCTAACCCATTGATGGCCACGGACAGAGCACACGCCTGGCACCACGATGGACAAGGAATACCTCACCCTGCGCCGTGCCCTGGGCAGGACCAGCTCACCTGGGCAGGTGTGGagaggctgccctgggcagggctctgccatgcccctggggacagccccggcccTGGCTCCCAATGCAGCGGCCCCTCGAGGGATGGGGTTGTGTTGGTGGGGCCCCGGAGgctttttctggaaaagggAGGATTTGTCCGAGTTTAGGAAGCGTTTGCCTCTCGACTGCATTGCCACGCCACAGGCTCGGACTGGTTTTGTGTAAAAGATGTCACAGAACGGCACTTTTTCTAAAGAGAAGTTTGCTATTTTGTATGCTTGATAAGAAAGTACAGTATTGGAAATTAAAGGTGGACAGCTGATAATTGAGAAGTACGTcgattaattttttatgtatattACCTGTTTACTTGTACAATTTTATTGTACAAATTACATGCAGCTTCATTTTCAAATGAGTccttaaaataaggaaaatctttttagcaaaacatttaatttttgtatttttgattttaaaaggcaTGAGTTATGTCAACTTTTTCCAGTGTATTAATGAAGATTTTAACTTTTCATCAGGTTGAGTGTTTTCTTACTATATTATCTGTTGTGTATGTAGCTAGCACATGGTGTCACTGAACTGTTAAAACTTAGCATGTAGAGCAAGCCTGTTTTGTGGAAAATCCttattcattaaaaacaaaatcatcatggcagattttctgcaaaaaaaaaaagtgagaacaTTTGCAATTCagaatactgattttttttgtatttaaagaaaggtATTTTGCTTGCAGGAAAGAAATACTACAGATTCATTTTAATGAGAatcttttaaatgtatttatcttTAGGGCATCTGGGCATCTTTACGCTGTTTGTCTTATGtctttattgaaataaaatgtacagAACATTACCTTTACATCTGCTTGGTGCAGCCGTGTCCCCTGGGCAGCGATGGATGCTGGACTCTGCCGGGGGCAGTTGTGTGGAGCTGCCCTTTGGTTTGCAGCCCCTTCTCCTTTGCTCCTCACAAGGTCAATCTCACTCTGAGGGGTTTCAGTTCCCCGCTGAAGCTTTGCCTAACGGGGGATTCCTCCCGCTTCCTCCACGGCACAGAACTGTCAAATCTGCCGCAGTGAGCCCAGCTTTAGCCCAGGGCCTTTGCCGGCTGTCACGGGATGTTCACCTGTTCCTGAACATCCTTTTCCCCAGGTCCTCGGTGGCTGCAGCCACGCCAAAAGTGCTTCCAGAGCTGAGGAAACCAAAGGCACCTTGCACTTtgcagctgtgtctgtgctgtgcccatCAGATCCACGAGGGAGCCCCGAATGTGAACGAGGGGCCGTAGTTCTCCAGCAATGCACAGCGGGACTGACAGAGATTGCTTAGGAGACATGAAATATTCATGTGTTCCTGTGCTGCAAGCTTGGTGTTTATCACTGAACTCTGCAGAGTGGTTCTGCCTCCTGCAAACCTTTCTGCCGTGAAGCAAAGAGTTTTCATCCACAGGTTTTGTTCTGTCGTGCTCATCTCGAGGGGGAGTTCCCTGTTCCTGTGCCGAGGCCGGGGTCAGGTGGTGTCCCCAAAGGCACCCTgtgcccaggggaggctcagccaGGTGTCAGTGTGGTTGTGTCCCCGAGCAGGGCATGGCAGTGCAGCTGGATCGCTGattcctgtgctgtgtccttACGGAAACCACCACATCCCACGGCCAGAGTTGGGAATGATTGCCTCTGGGGGCTGTGGTGACCCGTTCTCCGTGTCCCCGTGGATCCTGTCCCGTGTTGGAGCACCGTGGTTCTGGCAGCACAGTGACACCTCGCAGACCTTCGGTGGCAGTGCCTGTTCAGTGCTTTGCTTTCCCTCGCCTTGGTGTCACTGGATTCACCCCACCTGACATTTCCCGTTGAGTTTGGATGTCGCAGGAGGCCTGGATGTCCCCGGGCTGGATTGGGGACCTCCCAGACCCGAGAGGAGCCAGCTGGAGGTGTCACAGCGAGGAGCCGATGGCGTTTGGGAAGAGCCCTGGGATGGGTGACAAACCCTGGCCAGTgtcaccccctgccccagcactgccctgccaccagcccagctccGGGGACAGCACCGAGCCCcggccaggagggagcagcagcagaggacgAGGTTTTGCTCTTGGTACTTGCAGAAATGTCATTGTACTGCTGGGGCTGAATCCTGTAACGTACGATGGGAAGAGAAGTCCTCTGTGCTGTgggtttctgtttcttctgccaTCGTTTCTAGTCTACACAAGCACAAAGATTTAATTAAATACTTATGCTCTGGATTCTGGTTTTGATGATTTTTAGCTGATATCATCCTTCACTGAGCCTGTTTTCTGTAAGTCAAGACATTGCTCCTGTCAGTTTTCAGCcttgaaatggaagaaaagaaatcatgtCTATGTTTTGCTGtcaaggaaaaatttaaatgtacTGCGTGACTCCTTAGAATTCCAAATTACATATTCCAATATTAACATATTCCAAATTACTGCACAATTCCTGGCAATTTTGTGATTATCCCGGCAGCACCCTGAGCCTGTGAAACTGTAGACTTGGCGAGGGTATAACCTGTGACATTGTTTGATCTGTAAGTATAGCCCTGTTATTATTTATATTGGCTGGTAAATGGaggagaacaggaaaaggaTGATAAATTTGGAAGTCTCTATTTTTTCTTGGTGCTTTTCCTAGACACACGTGCGTGATTTATACAGGTGTATACAGAGATCATTTATTTGTTACATGAAAGACACGCTCTAAATTTATTACCTTCAGACAAAAGCTATCCTCCTTTTCCACTCCCCGGGACTCTCCCGGCGCTGGGAGCTGGCGGTGAAGGAGAGAACAATCCCGGCTGTGCTCTGTTCCGTGGTACAGGGCAGAGGGGGGAGAACGTGGCGCCCTGGCGTGGATAAACCGAGCGCGGCGTGGCCGGAGCAGCACAGCGGGGCCCCGGTGCCGCCGGTACCgtgtgtgtggggctgagccCGCAGAACCGAACCGAACCGGGCCGGGCCCCGGCAGCTTCGGCTGTGCCGGTACCgtgtgtgtggggctgagccCGCAGAACCGAACCGAACCGGGCCGGGCGCTGCGCTCCGCTCCCGGGCCGGGCGTGGGGCCGCTCCCGGGCCGGGCGGGCTCTGCCCCGGGACTGCGGAGTGCCGGCCCCGGGCCGCTCCCCACCCGCCTCCGGGACCCAATGCAGATCCCGTTCCCAATTCCTATCCCATTCCCGgtcccgttcccgttcccaaTGCCGATCCCAATTCCGTTCCCTTTCCCGatcccgttcccgttcccattcccaatGCCGatccctgtccctttcccaatcccattccctttcccgttcccgttcccgatcccgatcccgttcccgttcccattcccaatGCCGatccctgtccctttcccaatcccattcccaatcccattccctttcccgttcccgttcccgttcccgttcccgatcccgatcccgtTCCCGCCCGTTCCCGCGCGGCGCTCAGGCCCCGCCTCCCGGGGGCGTGtccgggggcggggcggggtCATTCCGCCGCCGTCCCGGCGTGCCCCgcgcggcgctgcccggcggcCGCGGTCGGGGCAAGAtggcggcggaggcggcggaCTCGTGGGGTGGgtgcggcggggccgcggggcccggggccggcgggggcccccccgcgccgctccccgcccctCACCCGCGCTCCTCTCCCCACAGACGCCGACAGCTTCGAGGTGGTGGAGCCGGTGGCGAAGCGGCTGGTGCCGGGGGTGGCCGGGGACCGCTGGGCCGGCGAGGATGAGGAGGACGACGTGAAGGTGCGGCCGGGCGGGCCCCGCCGGGGCCTGGCGGTGCGGCGGCTGCGGGGCCCGCTGTGGGGGCGGCGGGGACGGGCGGGCCGCGGCCATATGGCGCCGAGCGCGGGGCCCAGaccgggccgggcgggggctcggggctcgggcctcggcgggcggcggggccgggcaccTCGGGGCGCCGCCCGCGGCAGCGACTCCGGGCTCGGTCACGGTGACAAGTCCAAATGCCAAGAGAACCCGAGCCGGCCCTGCCCGGAGCCGCTGTCGCTGCCCTGGGACTTGCAGGGCAGGAAGGGTCACACAGACGCTCTTAAAGTGGCACCTCCTGACGTCTGGGGAATCcacctgctgctttccagctgcttCCCGGGCTCCGGGGCGCTTTCCCCTGGCGTTCCGCGGCCTTTCGGGCCCTGGGCTGTGAGTGGGGTGAGCTCAGGAGGTGTCAGCTCGGGTTTAATGCCCGCAGTGCTGTGTCCGTGCTTCTGCTGCTGACCAGACACTTCTGTGCTCTGCCATCGCGTCTTTTCACCTgattttcctgctcctccacacGCCACCGGGCGGGGTTTGCCGTGTGTCAGCGTGCTGTCTGCACCGGAGTGGGGATAAAACGTGTGGAGGATCATTCCTGGTGCTGCCGAAGGCACAGCTCCCTCAAAGGCTGTTTGCTCCTGCCCGGCTCCAGCTGCCCTTGGCACGGTGCTGGCGCCACAGAAAGCTCAATTTGCTTCATATTCGTGTGGATAATGCAAAGGAATGCCAGGGAATGCACAAGGAAAACACCAGATGGgtttcaaggccaggctggatggggcttgaagcaacctgctctagtggaaggtgtccctgccctgcccggggggAACTGGGTGGTCTCTGAGGACCCTTCTGGCCCGAACCAGCCCAGGATTCTGGCAGGACAATAAGGCAACTAAAAAGACGTGTTGGTTTCCTCCAGTCCTGGGACATTGTAACACTGGCTGAGGACTCGGGGCTGGTTTTGAGGACACTGTTGCCAGAGTCTTTACAAAGCACCAGGAGTTTTTCTTGGGGCTCAGGTGGAGTTCTTCTCATTACCAGTATGGGAAAAGTAGTTGATCTTCTCTTAAAAACCCTGAAATGACCaaatttctgtgattctgtgtgtaattttctttcttaaatgaaGTAGTGGCCAGAGTCCCAGGTGTCACATatgggcagcaggggaaggacaggAATGAGTGTGGGCAGCGTGGAAGGGACACAGGTGTGTGTGACTGACACAGAtgtgcctgcagctctgtgcagacaCCCCCAGCTCAGACTCTCTGTGacatttgcttttcctcctgccttaGAAAGTGGGCAGCTTTCCTGCTGGATAGAATGTGTCCAGGGGAACTGGGCCAGAGTGGTTCTCTTGGAGACACCTGAGGGTTCTGTTTAACAAAGGAACATTCACcacatggaatcccagaatggctGGGGTTGGAGAGACCCCTCCAGTGGCATCCcaccatggcagggacaccttccactgctcccagccccatccagcctggccttgggcactgccagggatccagctgctctgggaattccctcccagggaacaattccctcccaaaatcccatccatccccgtgctctggcagtgggaagacATTTTGCATCCTACACGTAGCAAGGATGCAGCTGCTTAACTATTTCCAAGGGATTATGGACTTAGTGCCAGAGCTGCATCTAGAGAGGATCCAGCAAGGAAAGGTGTTTCGTTTTGGtgtattttgctttggtttgccCTTCCTGCTGGATTCCCAAAGGCCCCTGCTCAGGCTCTGGATCCCTCAGTGTGATCCCACCATGGGGAACTCCCCACGTGAGGGAAATGATGTGGTCTGATGTAACAGCACAAAGTTCTGGCCGTGGCTTTCTGAGGGTACCTCAGAGTTTGGAATGTGCTTTGTGTCTGCAGATctgtgttttgggggggtttttaGTAATGAACTTGCAGTAACTGTTAATTTGGGAAACGTCAACTTCCCGGGTTTAAAATTAGCACCTTTGGTAACAGAACTCCTCTCAGTGTTCCCCAGCACACGTTTCCCACAAGTTGGGCCTCCTGCCAAGGGATTTTCATCCCTTGACTCAGTGCTGGCTCAGGCAGAGCGGGGCAGGGCCTGCTCCATCCCAGTCAgtccctgtcacctcccagcctggcccagggggAGGTCAGGACACAGAAACACTGTTGAAATGCTGGGGAATAAAGGTGTTCTCTGGGAATTACTGTATCACTGCAAGGACACAGCGCTAAGGCAGGTCCTCCAAGAGAGCTCCCTGGGTTTGTAAACCAGGCCTGGCTGCAGGATTTGGTATTCCCTGATTTTATAAAGCAGGCCTGGCTGCAGGATTTGGTATTCCCTGGAGTTTATAAACCAGGCCTGGCTGCAGGATTTGGTATTCCCTGGGTTTGTAAACCAGGCCTAGCTGCAGGATTTGGTATTCCCTGGGTTTGTAAACCAGGCCTGGCTGCAGGATTTGGTATTCCCTGGGTTTGTAAACCAGGCCTGGCTGGCAGGATTTGGTATTCCCTGGAGTTTATAAACCAGGCCTGGCTGCAGGATTTGGTATTCCCTGGGTTTATAAACCAGGCCTGGCTGCAGGATTTGGTATTCCCTGGGTTTGTAAACCAGGCCTGGCTGGCAGGATTTGGTATTCCCTGGAGTTTATAAACCAGGCCTGGCTGCAGGATTTGGTATTCCCTGGGTTTGTAAACCAGGCCTGGCTGCAGGATTTGGTATTCCCTGGGTTTGTAAACCAGGCCTGGCTGCACGATTTGGTATTCCCTGGGTTTGTAAACCAGGCCTGGCTGCAGGATGGGGTCAGGGCACATCTCCTGGTGTGGAGGAGTGTCCCCAGACACCCCAGTGCCATGGATGGATCCCTTGTGCCCTTCCTCTGCAGTTTGTATCTGACACCAGGCCAGGGGCCTGAGGCAGCTCCCCAGTGCTGAGTGGAGCTGTTTAAGCAGTGGGTGTAACAAACTTAATTAGACGTGAGCTACAATAATGCTGCTCCAAACTCAAGTCAGCTGTGTGGAATGTGGCAGGGGAGCCGAGGCCGCGGCAAGTGCCAATTATCCGGGGTGAGCTGCTGGAGGACTCGGGTGTCTCCTGGCTTGGCTCAGCACATCCTGCTGGAACGTGGGGCTCTGCacccctgcctgtgctgtgggctcccagaggagccctgcaggcacaggagtgcctttcccagcacagcagagggtCCTGGGCTGGTGTGCACGGAGCACAGCGCTGCTCTGACGTGGtttcagctgggctctgctctgcccatccCTCAGTGGGGACCAGTGTTTCACTGTACCAGAAATGAGAATAAAGTCCTGTTTATGTGGGTGGTGTTGGACTGTTTGTGACCTGGCTGTTGTAATTATTGACACAAGCTGATAGTTTGACCAAAACCTGCCTTTTTCATGGTAACAACTGGCCCCAACCAGCATGAACAGCTCCAAAACCCCCTGAGGATCAGCTGCCATGGCTCACTCACTCTGACACCACCAGGGTTTGTGGGTTCTGGAAGAGGTTACAGGTATCTGTAAAACAACCTTTAATGTTTTGCAGGATAACTGGGAcgatgaggaggaagaggaggaggtgaaggAGACAGAGGTAAAACAAGGTGAGGCTTTAAGATAACCCCTGGCTCTGTATCAGCATGGGAACAGACACTGGGGGGTGTGAGGATCAaacctgagcagggctgggtctAACAGGAAcctcctcagctctgtgctcagtcccaggagctgagctctgtggcTCCCAGTGTTTCTGTGGTTGTGGGGGGAAAAGTAACCATCAGACTTCTGAGGGCTGTGTTTGTCGTTCACCTTCTACAGAACCGAAAGTTTcggaaaaaaagaaaatagcagaaaaaatcaaagaaaaagaaaagctacagaagaaaaagcaagaggagCTTAAAAAAAGGGTAACTCCTGATTTTTTCTGGGTCACATAAAATTCAGAGGGCAGGtgtgatttggggtttttttggaggttGAGCAAGATCTGAAAAGGTCTTGATTTGTCTGATAAACCAAACTTAGGTCTTGGATGTGATcctctctggggctgggagctttAATTCCTGTATAATTTACCCAGTGATTGGATCAGTGTTATCCCAGTTGCTCTGTGTGCAGCCCGTGCTGGAACAGGCAGGAGGAGTGGGAGTTTGGTGTTTCTTCCCATTCCTTGTGAAATGAACAATTTGCTGAGGCTCCAGGGAATGGgttccctgagcagcaggggGATTCAGTGGCTCTGGAGAAGACACCGTGTCTTTGAGGTGCCACCTTCTCCCTGTGTGCTCTCCCTGCAGTTAGAGGCACCAGAGGAACAGAAGGAGCTCACACCAGAAGAACAGTTGGCAGACAAACTACGGCTAAAGAAGTTACAAGAGGAGTCAGACCTGGAGTTGGCAAAGGAGACCTTCGGTGAGTTAAAGCAGGAAATAAACCCCTGAGACACgtggggctctgcagagcctgagcAGGGTTTGGCTCGTGGCACTGAGAACAAAGAGGTGGCAAAGATGCTGATGCACAGCAGCATTCCTCAAACGTGGAAGGGTTTCCTTGATGGTGGGGAGTGATTCAGCTCGTTGCTCAGGGGAGGTTGTGCTCAGTGAGTTGTCACAGAGCACAGCGCTTGGGGAGTGTGCACTGGATGCAGCTGCAAGGAACCAGCTGAGTTCTGCACTCAGGAGGTTGA from Sylvia atricapilla isolate bSylAtr1 chromosome 13, bSylAtr1.pri, whole genome shotgun sequence includes the following:
- the EIF3J gene encoding eukaryotic translation initiation factor 3 subunit J, with translation MAAEAADSWDADSFEVVEPVAKRLVPGVAGDRWAGEDEEDDVKDNWDDEEEEEEVKETEVKQEPKVSEKKKIAEKIKEKEKLQKKKQEELKKRLEAPEEQKELTPEEQLADKLRLKKLQEESDLELAKETFGVNSTCGIDAMNPSSKDDFTEFGKLLKEKITQYEKSLHYAGFLEALLRDVCISLEVDDLKKITNTLTVLCSEKQKQEKNKAKKKKKGVVPGGGLKATMKDDLADYGGYDGEYVQDFEDFM